In the genome of Dermacentor silvarum isolate Dsil-2018 chromosome 1, BIME_Dsil_1.4, whole genome shotgun sequence, one region contains:
- the LOC119461626 gene encoding uncharacterized protein LOC119461626 yields MIPVLLFTLFAGAFGATVSDANRYIDQVLGYQMADLVRRNRLDPLAVAPYSTNLGAPGTLSAQMRVVNVTGLGLIRRQGDCGRPGSSGPGRVTVGCNVVLDRVAVSATSDLSYLGAQRRVGTRADFATNHALVEVTSTLGRQPTVNFKLLRPPSPRVFFSGLRDLPLYSVIQKGYEQELSRVLQTQLSGPYLANLGQACRAVPFPR; encoded by the exons ATGATTCCAGTTCTCCTGTTCACCCTTTTCGCCG GGGCATTTGGTGCCACCGTCAGCGATGCCAACCGCTACATCGACCAGGTTCTCGGTTACCAAATGGCTGACCTGGTACGTCGAAACCGGCTGGATCCACTCGCGGTGGCTCCCTACAGCACCAACCTGGGCGCGCCCGGCACGCTAAGCGCGCAGATGCGCGTCGTCAACGTCACCGGTCTGGGACTGATCCGGCGCCAAGGCGACTGCGGCCGGCCCGGATCATCGGGACCCGGTCGCGTCACCGTCGGCTGCAACGTGGTCCTCGACCGCGTCGCCGTGAGCGCCACTTCCGACCTGAGCTACTTGGGCGCGCAACGGCGCGTTGGCACCCGGGCTGACTTTGCCACCAACCACGCACTGGTCGAGGTGACGTCCACTCTTGGCAGGCAGCCCACGGTCAATTTCAAACTGCTCCGGCCACCCAGCCCACGCGTCTTCTTCAGCGGACTGAGGGACTTGCCCTTGTACAGTGTCATCCAGAAGGGCTATGAACAAGAGCTGTCTCGCGTCCTTCAGACGCAGCTCTCGGGGCCCTACCTCGCCAACCTCGGTCAAGCCTGCCGGGCCGTCCCCTTCCCACGTTAG
- the LOC119461634 gene encoding uncharacterized protein LOC119461634 isoform X2, giving the protein MRRDNLSLPLATTGSLRLSQPAAHCVAQCGPRTVCKMNAVWFFLLCWAPFRLQAAEPTGDVYVRNPKDSNFYMDRILLTDMIAQVRFLDLDPFHLPPFETDFKDSILGIPVRGHAKFVNGTLRGLSRVNRFGDCTAPGWLNGNITVTCNLLIDDLDIVYDARVKYGMVPELRVHVESRVGTCYAHMEATAAPGKPAVLRSFQITGLGDLDTKWSGLGPLNPCLRSINDGYRANIAGVVYSTFYSSYKVALDRSLSHEPIPKP; this is encoded by the exons ATGCGGAGGGACAACCTGAGCCTTCCCTTGGCCACGACCGGAAGCCTGCGTCTTTCTCAGCCAGCGGCTCACTGCGTCGCACAGTGCGGTCCGCGTACAGTCTGCAAGATGAACGCCGTCTGGTTTTTCCTCCTGTGCTGGGCGCCATTCCGGCTAC aGGCTGCTGAGCCCACTGGAG ATGTGTACGTGCGAAACCCGAAGGATTCGAACTTCTACATGGATCGCATCCTGCTGACGGACATGATAGCGCAAGTGCGCTTCCTGGACCTGGACCCGTTCCATCTGCCACCTTTCGAGACTGACTTCAAGGACAGCATCCTGGGAATCCCCGTCCGCGGTCACGCCAAGTTCGTGAACGGCACTCTGCGCGGCCTGTCGCGCGTCAACCGCTTCGGCGACTGCACGGCCCCCGGCTGGCTCAACGGCAACATCACAGTCACCTGCAACCTGCTGATCGACGACCTGGACATCGTGTACGACGCGCGCGTCAAGTACGGCATGGTGCCCGAGCTGCGCGTGCACGTCGAGTCTCGCGTGGGCACGTGCTACGCGCACATGGAGGCCACTGCGGCGCCGGGCAAGCCGGCCGTGCTGCGCTCCTTCCAGATCACCGGTCTCGGCGACCTCGACACCAAGTGGTCGGGCCTAGGACCGCTGAACCCATGCTTGCGCAGCATCAACGACGGCTACCGCGCCAACATCGCCGGCGTCGTCTACAGCACCTTCTACAGCAGCTACAAGGTGGCACTGGACCGGTCGCTGTCGCACGAGCCCATTCCCAAACCTTGA
- the LOC119461634 gene encoding uncharacterized protein LOC119461634 isoform X1, with protein sequence MRRDNLSLPLATTGSLRLSQPAAHCVAQCGPRTVCKMNAVWFFLLCWAPFRLQAAEPTGVSLLLETAEHIDNALQKGIDVYVRNPKDSNFYMDRILLTDMIAQVRFLDLDPFHLPPFETDFKDSILGIPVRGHAKFVNGTLRGLSRVNRFGDCTAPGWLNGNITVTCNLLIDDLDIVYDARVKYGMVPELRVHVESRVGTCYAHMEATAAPGKPAVLRSFQITGLGDLDTKWSGLGPLNPCLRSINDGYRANIAGVVYSTFYSSYKVALDRSLSHEPIPKP encoded by the exons ATGCGGAGGGACAACCTGAGCCTTCCCTTGGCCACGACCGGAAGCCTGCGTCTTTCTCAGCCAGCGGCTCACTGCGTCGCACAGTGCGGTCCGCGTACAGTCTGCAAGATGAACGCCGTCTGGTTTTTCCTCCTGTGCTGGGCGCCATTCCGGCTAC aGGCTGCTGAGCCCACTGGAG TATCTCTTCTTCTCGAAACAGCTGAACACATCGACAACGCCCTGCAGAAAGGTATAG ATGTGTACGTGCGAAACCCGAAGGATTCGAACTTCTACATGGATCGCATCCTGCTGACGGACATGATAGCGCAAGTGCGCTTCCTGGACCTGGACCCGTTCCATCTGCCACCTTTCGAGACTGACTTCAAGGACAGCATCCTGGGAATCCCCGTCCGCGGTCACGCCAAGTTCGTGAACGGCACTCTGCGCGGCCTGTCGCGCGTCAACCGCTTCGGCGACTGCACGGCCCCCGGCTGGCTCAACGGCAACATCACAGTCACCTGCAACCTGCTGATCGACGACCTGGACATCGTGTACGACGCGCGCGTCAAGTACGGCATGGTGCCCGAGCTGCGCGTGCACGTCGAGTCTCGCGTGGGCACGTGCTACGCGCACATGGAGGCCACTGCGGCGCCGGGCAAGCCGGCCGTGCTGCGCTCCTTCCAGATCACCGGTCTCGGCGACCTCGACACCAAGTGGTCGGGCCTAGGACCGCTGAACCCATGCTTGCGCAGCATCAACGACGGCTACCGCGCCAACATCGCCGGCGTCGTCTACAGCACCTTCTACAGCAGCTACAAGGTGGCACTGGACCGGTCGCTGTCGCACGAGCCCATTCCCAAACCTTGA